One Candidatus Polarisedimenticolia bacterium genomic window carries:
- a CDS encoding outer membrane beta-barrel protein codes for MNWKRLLICAFAAALFSIPAQAGTAGLYGAYWDTDEADSSWGIGARAGFDFVDWLELEFHGTYYPDLGADLVGLPEALNISAIPVDGGLKFKFSGEKPGFYVGAGFTYYFLDIEDGEIDNTTGWYASVGADFGKTHTRGFVEAMWRTMDTSIALNAFDANANFEGFCINAGVNWSWGQ; via the coding sequence GTGAACTGGAAGAGACTGCTGATCTGCGCGTTCGCCGCGGCCCTGTTTTCCATACCGGCCCAGGCGGGGACTGCCGGCCTCTACGGGGCCTATTGGGACACCGACGAAGCCGACTCGAGCTGGGGCATCGGCGCCCGGGCCGGATTCGATTTCGTCGACTGGCTCGAGCTGGAATTCCACGGTACTTACTACCCTGACCTCGGGGCCGATCTGGTCGGGCTTCCCGAGGCTCTGAACATCTCCGCCATCCCGGTGGACGGCGGCTTGAAGTTCAAGTTCTCCGGCGAGAAGCCGGGCTTCTATGTCGGTGCCGGGTTCACCTACTATTTCCTGGACATCGAAGATGGAGAAATAGACAATACGACCGGCTGGTACGCCTCGGTCGGGGCCGATTTCGGCAAGACGCACACCCGGGGGTTCGTCGAGGCGATGTGGCGCACGATGGACACCTCGATCGCCCTGAACGCCTTCGATGCCAATGCCAACTTCGAAGGGTTCTGCATCAACGCCGGCGTGAACTGGTCTTGGGGTCAGTAA
- a CDS encoding DUF2959 family protein encodes MSRRVSARGLMRAVLAAALVVCTAGVAAPLHAATSPEKAEKLAARMLDVEALLDKAANQLAATLDSMNAISAAKPEDLAARYEDFHDNFATLGSMAKKARSSAEKAASDRGAYLKKWQSAQDKIQNEQLKAASQARRDELMPMIDAIHGSLTSARDTFYPLMQSLKDLDLYLGNNLSQQGISLSGNLMAKCTSDGAAVKADIDRGREAIKALSSNIRPGAGASR; translated from the coding sequence ATGAGCCGCCGCGTGTCGGCGCGCGGCCTGATGCGAGCCGTTCTCGCCGCGGCCCTCGTCGTCTGCACGGCGGGGGTCGCGGCACCTCTTCACGCGGCCACCAGCCCCGAAAAGGCCGAGAAGCTGGCGGCCCGGATGCTGGATGTGGAAGCCTTGCTGGACAAGGCCGCCAACCAGCTCGCCGCCACCCTCGATTCGATGAATGCCATCTCCGCGGCCAAGCCGGAGGACCTCGCCGCCCGCTACGAGGACTTCCACGACAACTTCGCGACCCTCGGCTCGATGGCGAAAAAAGCCCGCTCCAGCGCCGAAAAAGCGGCTTCGGACCGTGGCGCCTACCTCAAGAAATGGCAGTCGGCCCAGGACAAAATCCAGAACGAGCAGCTCAAGGCGGCCTCCCAGGCCCGCCGCGACGAGCTGATGCCCATGATCGACGCAATCCATGGCTCGCTGACCTCGGCGAGAGATACTTTCTATCCCCTCATGCAGAGCCTCAAAGACCTCGACCTCTACCTGGGTAACAATCTGAGCCAGCAAGGGATATCCCTATCCGGCAACCTGATGGCGAAGTGCACCAGCGATGGCGCGGCGGTAAAAGCCGACATCGATCGTGGTCGGGAAGCCATCAAGGCTTTATCCTCTAACATTCGACCGGGAGCCGGGGCCTCCCGGTAG
- a CDS encoding DUF2959 family protein → MKRIPLLSTLLVILLLGAVPSIRAATAPEKAEKVASKMLKSKEAIEAASTQIDATLKSMNDMAVAKGPDLKARYGAFTKNVDKLESMAKTARSNADKARKDRDAYLKKWESAQKDIQNEQLKQASKARRDELVPKIDALKDAASSVKETFVPFMQSLHDLELYLGNDLSERGMATASDLMNKVNADGEKLRADLATATATYTQLAAALSPSAAK, encoded by the coding sequence ATGAAAAGAATCCCTCTTCTGTCCACCCTCCTGGTGATCCTTCTGCTGGGGGCCGTGCCGTCCATCCGGGCGGCCACGGCCCCCGAAAAAGCCGAAAAAGTCGCCTCCAAGATGCTGAAATCGAAGGAGGCAATCGAAGCGGCCAGCACTCAGATCGACGCCACCCTCAAGTCGATGAACGACATGGCCGTCGCCAAGGGCCCCGACCTGAAAGCGCGCTACGGCGCGTTCACCAAGAACGTCGACAAGCTCGAGTCGATGGCCAAGACGGCCAGGAGCAACGCCGACAAGGCGCGCAAGGATCGCGACGCCTACCTGAAGAAATGGGAGTCTGCCCAAAAAGACATCCAGAACGAGCAGCTCAAGCAGGCGTCCAAAGCGCGGCGCGACGAGCTGGTCCCGAAGATCGACGCGCTGAAAGACGCCGCCTCCTCGGTGAAGGAGACCTTCGTCCCCTTCATGCAAAGCCTGCACGATCTCGAGCTATACCTGGGAAACGATCTGAGCGAGCGCGGGATGGCCACCGCGAGCGACCTGATGAACAAGGTCAACGCCGACGGTGAGAAGCTCCGAGCCGACCTGGCCACCGCGACCGCCACCTACACGCAGCTCGCCGCCGCCCTCAGCCCTTCGGCCGCAAAGTAA